A window of Ananas comosus cultivar F153 linkage group 11, ASM154086v1, whole genome shotgun sequence genomic DNA:
ctatttatttatttattattattattaatttgtgggtgatcctatccctcaccaactgctgcagttggaactacgaccaatttggatgtagttccaactgcagcatttgggccttcttgtgcagttgaactgcagcagttgaactcaactacactaaaccaaacaaagaaattgtggctgcacgcatttgcaactgcattgCGGTTGCAAATGcgtacaaccaaacagccccttagagGGGATGAGAAAATAGAATAAGCACAACTCGATAAATACTCGACTCGTCGTAGAATCCACCACATTGTATTCGAACACACTCACCACTACTATTCAGAATCCACCAACACAATAGTTGAGCAACACTCTTATCTCACAGAAAATCTACTTCAGAGATAGGAATGAGAAGATATCCTTCTTctcaaataaaagtataaatttcaactcaatttgatttgtttttcattataaaattattatatatttttagcttagttcatttctaaaacaaaaataaataaagcaaataatataataactttctctcaaaaaaatatacattaataactttaattcaatatcCTTACAATCATATTATAACATGGACTCAACCCACTGTACGTTTGGGAGATTGGATTccatcaaattattttcaataatccAACATTCAACTCAGTGATTTGACttgtttaaaattcaaattatataattatNAGAGATAGGAATGAGAAGATATCCTTCTTctcaaataaaagtataaatttcaactcaatttgatttgtttttcattataaaattattatatatttataggctGTCAAATGACCTTCCATCTTCTCTATACATTAACTCATtcattaattttatagagaaaCTAAAAGTCACTtctaaaaatactaaaatgcaCACACTATTCTAAACTAACATAAttcattttaagaaaaagaaaagacagttttataaaaaaaaattgagggacacacttatttcaaaattaatatttatagagTAAGTAATGACTTTATTCACCAATGCCAAGAATAGTGTCATTCTCCCTAATTGAAAAGAACTTTTCCTCAAGTTTGGTTTGTGGATCGTCTTCATAATATGGTGAAATATCCTCCTTTCAAGCAATCACTGATGGGGGTGATGATGGTGCTAAACCCTTTGATGAAGCGCCGGTAGAAAGAAGCAAGGCTATGAAAGCTTCGAATGTCCTGAAGTGAAATAGGTTCAGTCTATATAATAATGGTCTCAACCTTTGCTGAATCCATCTTGATACCTTCGGCCAAGACAATATAGCCCAAAAAGATTAGGCTATTTGTCACAAAGTcgcatttttttaaattggcaTATGGCTTTTGCTCCCATAGAATTTGGAATACTTGCCGAAGATGTGTTATATACTTCTCAATGCTTTTACTGTAAATCAAAATATCGTGAAAACAAACAACAAGAAATTTGCCAATAAAGGATTTGAATATATGATTCATGAGCTGCATAAAAGTGCTTCAAGCATTTGAAAGGCCGAATGGCATGACCATCCACTCGTAGAGACTGTCACGTGTCTTGAAAGCTGTTTTCCATTCATCACCGGGGCGCATATGGATTTGATGGTAGTCACTCCTTAGATCAACTTTGGAGAAGACCGAGGCACCATGAAGTTGGTCAAGAAGATCATCGAGACGTGGAATAGGAAAGCGGTACTTAATAGTGATTTTGTTGACTGCTCTACTATCCACACACATGCGCCAAGATTCATTCTTTTTTGGCACTAGTAGCATCGGCACTGCACAGGGGCTCATACTTTCTCGCACCTTTCGAATAAGCTCTTCAACTTGTCGTTGTAGCTCTTCATTTTCTTTCGGACACATTCGATATGCTACCTTATTGGGGATAGTGGTGCCCGGCACAATATCAATGCAATGTTGGATCTCCTACATAGGTGGAAGACTGGGTGGAATCTTCTCCGGAATTACATCTTTAAACTCATGAATAAAAGGTATGATGATAGAAGGTATTGtattctctattttattttcctctaCGAGAGTAAATTATAGGCCTCGGAGGATTCTGACAACTTCTTAAGAAATAATGATTTAGAACATACCTTGCCATGAGAAGTAGTGCACTGTGtgtgaaaaatattattaagcTAATCATCTTCCTTGACAGGTGTAGCGCTCAAGGCTTGTCGAGTGACAAAAGCCTCACCTCCGTCACCATAAGTGATTTTATCTTCCTCTTCCACTTCTTCATCCTACACGGGTGATGTAGTTTCAAGACCTTCCTCTTTGTCAGGTGTCTCCTCGAAAAGAGTAACAATTCTCCTATTTGGGCATTCAGAGGCGCAATGTGTCCGAGGCCTTGACATTTGTAGTATCATCGCGGGTTAGAATTTGAAGAACTAGGATAATTAGAAGTAGTCACTGCCTCTTGTTTTGGATGAGGCTTTTGGGATATGGACATAGAAGTTTGAGAAGCACTCCCCTGGTTGGAAGTGTTCTCACGAGCTATGGATCGATTACCACTGGCACTTGATGCTCGACGCACACCCTTTGCCTTGAGTTGCCTCTCTACCTTAATCGCAAGCTTGTAGGCATCATTGTATGTCCAATAATGTTGAAGGTTGACGATGTCGAATATCTCACGACGAAGCCTACCAAGGTAAAGAGCTATGGTTTGCTCTTCCGGTTTGTAAATGCCGCACCACATGATAAGATGATCAAACTCCTCCGAGTGCTCCTCAATAGAGCGATTCTATTGTTTCAGGCGGTGAAACTTGAGAAAAGCATCTTGCATATAGTGCTCCGATAAAAACTTCTTCTTAAGTTCTTTCtaagtttgtattttttatttttcttcgcGAGCTCGTCAAACTTTGAATTGCTCTCACAAAATAGACGCATACTTTTTAAGCTTGATGGCCACAAGCTTTACTTTGTAGTATTCGGGTACATCTTCATATTCAAAGATCTGCTCCACAGTGTGAAGTCAGTCAATGAACTCATCATGTTGCATCCTTCCTTCGAACTCAGGAATATTAACTTTGATGTCGAGGTCCCGGCGGAACTCATTGTTCCTCCAAGGTAGTCGATATAGAGAACCTTCCTTACTAGGTGCCCGCCTACGAGCATTATGAAATTGATTGATATTCTCCTCATCTTCTTGCTTTGAACCATGACAAGGGTCGCCATATTCCAAAACTTCAAAGCAAGCAAGTTGCTCTTCAAGAAGTCGCACTTGTCTCCGCAAGTCATCTTGCCTCTCAACATCCTGCAAATCATACTCACGCGTTGCGGGATCCTCCATGCGTGGATCATGCCTTTGGTTGTTAGCCATCTTGAACCTAGGGGTCTGATACCAATCTGACGCCGGGACTTAGAGAGGACGCAAAAATAGAACAAGCACAGCTCAATAAACACTCAACTCGTTGTAAAATCCACCACGTCGAACTCGAGCACACTCACCACTATGTGGAATCCACCAACACAATGGTTGAGCAACACTCTTCTCTTATAAAAAATCCACCTAAGAGATAGGAGTAAGAAGAAATTAttcttctcaaataaaaatggAAACTTCAATTTAACTTGACTTGtttttcattataaaattattatatatttataggctCTCAAATGACCATTCATCTTCTCCATATATTAACTCACtcattaatttcatagagaaaGTAAAAGACACTTCTAGAAATACTAAAAAACACACACTATTCTAAACTAATTAATATAATCCATTTTAAGAAAGTGAAAAtacaattttatagaaaaactaAGGAATATACTTATTTCAAAACTAATATTTATGGAGTGAGTAATGACATCATTCACCAATTTAAAGAACCGTGACCGTAACTCTTTGAACGTAGGAATTTTACAAACTTGTTATATCTCTAATACAAAACACATACCTTTGGACAAAATTGATGATgcttctttaaattattttgttccTTCTTCCtcaatttcagaagaaaattgaaaaaaggcACTAAACAATTTTATcctataaaactaatttaagtGCATTGAAAAGtaaattattacaaaatatatttgattaCAATAGTTTGTGCCGTTGTGATAATGcaaatcatattatttagttatttattgcCATTAGTAATAATTTGCAACGATCGTTGtttgttataaaaaattagtattgtAACTAATAGTTATCAACTGCAACCGTGTTTATTACCAGAAAAGAATGGATTTCTTATTTGCATtcaagttaaaagaaaaaagaaagataacacCAAGAAATACCACCACACAAGATTAATTAATGCCCAAAGAAAACATGGGAGAGAAAATTGAAAACACCACTGGATACTATCacaatgattttcttttttctttttttttttgtatcttaaataagaaaaataaattaaagctgCACAAAGAATATTTAATACACAACAAAAAATacagccaccaccaccaccaggTAATTGATTACCAATAAATATGTAATTAACCAAGAACACCACCTTATTAATTCTCTAGCTACAAAGTAGTAATGTAATGTATATATGCCCACCAATGCATATACATATGTTAGCTGAGGAGCCCGTTCTCTGTGCATACAACAGGCTCAGATGTGGGAGTGCTCATCTTCTTTAGATTTTGTTGGTGATATACTTGTCTCAATCTCTCAATCTCCTTCTTCAATGCCTCTTGGTGGGcttgcatttttaaaaaaaagaaaaagaaagaaaaaacctaTTTGAGATCCAATTAAAGTGTATATCAAAAACTTTGCAAGGGCAGGTGACAAATATAAGGgcaaaaaatatgtataaatatttccTATAATTAAACCTACCTAATATATGGTGTTCAGAGCTTTTTATTTAAACACTTTAGTGCCTAATTAAATTTTcccgtatatatatattgcaattgTGTATCCTTGGCCTTCCTAGTTGCCTAATGTTTGCAATATCATGTGCTCGCATGCAACACTTTTACGCAAAATAGCTATCATAATTCAATTTgaaacaacaaaacaaaaggaaaaccaaattgaaagagaagagaaaaatgaTTGTTTTCTGAAAGTGGTTGAATGTTGAGCATTTAAGTCAATATATGGTAGTTCAGagaccaaaatatttaagtgaaGAGTTTAGAACTAACACATAACATCTGAAAGGTACATGCATGAAATATTATTTGTGCATATATTTAACCCTAATATATAACCAAACAAGATATAACAATAGTAATTATTGTGTGGGTCTATGTAACATATTGGCCTTATTTTTGAAGAATTATCCTTTTATCAAATTGTGCactatttattcatatttaCTTGAGTAAAAGTTCCATTGCTTGATGCACAGTTGATGTTTATTATGATTTGTGACCTGCAAACTGGTACCAGGGACCACTAATTAAGTAATTGTCCAAAAATTATCTTCATGTCTAAAATAAATGTATTAATTagtccataaattttttttttctatttatattattacTTCGTGTAGGGTAAATTATGGAAAGCAATGAGATTATTTACAGCGTGGAAAATCCAAGTACATTTTGATgctttaaaaatctatattttatcaaaGTGTACACTATACATGTATTTAGTAGCTCAAGTGATTTGTGGGGTTCATTGTAGTATTATCagctataaattaaaattattgagtCAATGGAAATACCAATTTCGAGGAAAAGGATACCTCTTatttagagattaattaatgTGATTAGTTTTATAACTAATAATTTGCATGTACAGAAGAGTAGAATAATTATTTACCATGAAGTAAATAATATCAACCTACCCAAGTTGCTATAGCAATAGCAACAACCATGGGCCTAAGTTAATTTGTATCATGTGTTCATGAATGGAAGAGGACCACCACAAACACACATAGTGCCTGTGGACCTATTCTAGATAgggaaaaatacaaaaaaacaaTTAAGCAAAACCTacaaaaaagaataacaaatatgaaatataattgAGCATGGTTTTAGACTTTTAGTTAACTCACCATCCTTGAATATTTTGTCCTGTGCCAGGGCCGCGATCCGCTGCTTGAGATGGCTGTTACCGACGCTGAGGATCGACCGCTGGTGATCGAGGAACGCCACTCGGGGCGACAATGCAGATACCTCAGTCTACATGCAAATATATACcccgaaaataaaaatttaagtatgcatgtaataaccactttctgaaaaaaaaaaaaaaaaaaaaaaaaaaaacaaaaaaaaaaaaaagtatcaatAAGAGAATTGGAACTTATCATGTAAACGCTAGTGGCATGCACTGTTTCATTACTAATAACTCAACGAACTCATTTGTAATGTTGCATCAGAGCCAATTCTTCTAGtttaagtatataatttttagcCTAGCTAGTCTCTAAGGTATNataagaaaaaaaaaaaaaaaaaaagagaacaaaaaaaaaaaagaatccttAAGAGAACAGGATCCTATCATGCAAACTCTAGTTGCATGCACTGTTTCATTACTAATAACTCAACGAACTCATTTGTAATGTTGCATCAGAGCCAATTCTTCTAGtttaagtatataatttttagcCTAGCTAGTCTCTAAGGTATTGATGTTTTGGGCATTAAAAGTCACATCCTCAACCTTTGATTTATGGGTTTGAACTgatcctttatttttttcaatttttgtaaACTGGGACCTATTTTCGTGAACTGGGACCTcctaatatttaaaatgttaCTGCATGTGCTTCTAATATTAAAGAAGGGATTAATTTTTATGCAGATACCTGCAATCAtagtgaattacagatatatccctacaaaattcaactttcatatattgtttctaCAAAAGCCCTAATATTTAGAAATATGTCTCTACTGTTAGAATCCAttagaaaactttaattaatcctaattagtttataagataacttgatatttttgtccctcttatattatattactgtGACTTttagaggaacatatttgtcatgacaaaattgacatttcatttaaaatataaaaagttctataacggtaacaaatcagagtaacatatttgaaaatattagaatttttatgagaacaacatatgaaagttgaactttagatatatatttataatttactatatttatagggacctATATGCATTTAACCCTAAAAGAAGAATGTGGTAGGGACATGATAATGCATGCTAAAAAAGAAGCTCTTTTTTCTCTTGCGAGAAAATTGAAGAGGtacataaaattacaaattcatAGCAATGGGAATTAATTAAATTGCGGAGTGCCATGTGGGTACGTAGCAATGTGCCTAGCAATTGcaattaataaaattgtttCTATACATATGAAGAGAGATTTTACTTTACTTAACACCACTATTATTTCAAGAGCAATACTACTAAATTATGCATATAAACTTTACACTCTATTCAtccaaaaactcttttttttttatatcagtCTTATCATTTTTGTAAcattaaaattctaaaagaaataacTAAATTCTCAGATGAGATTGTAAGGTTTGCGCCCAACTTAGGTGCACAAGAAACATTTCTCTAATTTTAAccaaattaaaaaggaaaaataaaaccataatgATCTACATTTGCATTGAGAGGGAACATATATAATGTTGGTGTACGTTTGTTATTATCAAAAAACAGTTTGTAAATAGTCTTAATTAATTCTGTCAACGCACATATATGATGGAGATCATATATAATCATGCCATGTGTACCTCCACAAACAAAATAGAATAACACATGGGAAATTTTGCCATCAAAAGCTCCTAGAACGAAAGGGGCTTAGGACTACTTAAATCTGATATTATGttgtttaaaaaattgatttaatagAATATAATAGCGTATCTTATGTCATTTCAAAGAGACGAaggatttaaaaaatatgaaggacccaattgcaaaaatatttgaaacttagggtaaattaaaactcaaattcaaaatttggagAATTAATGACACGCATCTCTCCCATTAGCTAACACTACACATACCTGTAACGTAGTCACGCTACGTTCGAGCTCCGCAATGTATTGGAGCTTCCTCACTCGCGACCTCTGCGCCGATTGCCTATTAGCTAAAATCCTGCAATTAATAATTCAACTCAGTTAATTAAGCATAATTCAATgagaaacaaattaattacGATATTTATATGTTAATCCTGCTAGGTGACTTGCTACGACACGAGTCTGAGGTTTTTGTGATCAAGAATAATACGATTGGTTATATAAGACtgaattatatattcatatgtTTTACTTgttcttattcttatttattattattattatgattttgcgacaaattttttttttttctttctttggtttAAATGAGCTACATTGTGGCGTAATTCGACCGTTGGGCTCGCTAACCTTTTGACTCTCCTGGTGTCCCTGCTCGGCCTCGCACTGGCTCTGCGCCTCTTCGCACTCGGCCGCGCCGGCCGCCGCCTTGTCGTCGCTGACGCTGTTGTGGTCCGACGGCGTCGACGGTGCTGACGACGCCGACGGAGGCGGCTGCGGCATCGGCATTGGCATcggcatcggcggcggcggggccccGGCGTCGTCGGAGAACATGGACATGAGCTGGTCGTCGTCGAGGCGGTCGAATTCGGCGGCCGGCGCCGCGGGGCCGGCCTCGAGGAATGGGCCGGAGTCGCTGACGGAGCGGCGGTGGgccccgcgcttcgcggcggagaAGTCGAGGAACTCATCGACCCACGAGGGCTGCAGGGTGGCCGCACTAGTAGTcgtagcggcggcggcgggccaGTTGAGGGAACACGTCATCATGCTGCATGGGATCTTGGGCGGAAGCTGCGCCATAACGACGAGataatctttctctctctacctgtCTCTCTCCGCTCTAACTTTCTGAGCTATTTCTCGTTcgaacgaaaaaaagaaaagaatgaaaagaatcacATGACaagggaagaagaggaagacaGCTTAGACACAGCTGGGTGGTGGCCGGTGGAGGGAAGAGAGGTTGGGGATTAACGGCACAGCACAAAAGTCGCAGCTGCAGTTTTTTTTAGATGTAAGTGGGGGAATCAGTGACCACGTGCAGATGTGACCGTACATCTCTCGTGCTCCTTATAGAgcgcccaactctctctctctctctctctctctctctctctctatatatatatatatataattaggctactatactatctatagtacgggagctcccgtactatagtgttgttttcgatcttagggcattcaaatcaacgatccacaccgttaaatatgatctagggtatatgaaattcttagaaataaaattttagttcttttcaatatcgtttacttagtaaataaattatgtcaaaatggacggtgggaattgaatactctttaaaatttgagcataggacttttaaattcaagatcaagaatgttaatcttaatctatatagtttaaagaattttctatcaaaatttgaagaaatttagattcttctacaccgttaaactccaaactcgtcataatagtctttgaaaattgacaattttgaaatagtttgatcataaagtaaactttgtcgaaaaaatataaaattttacttctagaaactttaaataNaaacggtctatagcgacacttttaaatgtaggtacatgtcaaaaaagtgccgctagctaaaattaccgacacttttaaaagtgttgctatatgtggggtcgctaagtatatagtgacagttaaagagtgtcgctataacctaaaaagtgctgctaatttaccaacacttatttaagcatttagcaaccgccgaaactctatctcgttggctgcggtggcggaggaggacgacaggaaaggcttttcgtctagaatttcaatgaattgagtgaagagagaagaaaagatggtaattgatttttcttttttttttcttttctgtttgtaatcgggccaaatgaactgggtgtggtgggttgagtagagtaatcttttatttttaattggattgggctttatatttaggcattagtaaatattttttaagttttagcataaatgaaacacttactcaaaagtgtcccaaacatgtgtccctataacctaattctgttgtagtgtgaaAATGATCCAAAGGGTAGATccaacggcagaaaacttggtagcactaaatacttcgtgctattaataacatagtagccggactctacatatatatatatatagaattaggctactagaCTATCTATAGAACCGGAGCCccagtactatagtcttgttttcgattttagagtattcaaattaacgatccacaccgttaaatatgatttaggatatatgaagttcttaggaataaaattttagtttttttcgacatcgtttacttagtaaataaaattatgtcaaaatagaaggtggaaattgaataatttttaaaatttgagtataggacttttaaattcaagatcaagaatattaaccttaatctagatagtttaaaatattttctatcaaaatttgaaaaaatttagattcttctacaccgttaaactccaaactcgccatagtagccattgaaaattgacaattttgaaatggtttgatcataaagtaaactatgtcgaaaaaatacaaaattttatttctaaaaactttaaatactctagatcagttttaacggtgtggatcgttgatttgaataccctaaaatcgaaaacgagactatagtacctgagctccggtactatagatagtacagaagactagctatatatatagagagagagagagggagagagtaaggctactatgcttctgtaAATACGGagtcttccgtgctttcagatcatttttcatgttgcgactttcgaatcgtcgatcggctccgttaaacttgatctagagtatttgaagtacctagaaaataaactatacgatttttcgatattatttgtctagtgaacgaaggggttcaaaatcaacggctgaaaataaaaatcttacaaaacgtaataatatgacattaaaattttagatcaaagatattgatcttgttttatatagtataaagaattttctatcaaaatttcacgggatttgaatatttctacaccattaaacttgcaaacggctcactacggccattaaaattattgattttgagccccttcgatcactaggcaaataatatcgaaaaatcataaaatttattttctagatacttcaaatactctagatcaagtttaacggagccgatcgacgattcgaaagtcgcaacatcgaaaacgatctgaaagcacggaaggctccgtgcttccaaaagcatagtagcctcatatatagtagagttactatgctattggaagcataGGGGATTTAGTGCTTCTGACTTTTTGGCTCTTAGATCaacttctttgatcatttctaacctttggattaatacaccactcaaccctaggggtactactaaaccctaggagggaccgcaatcatctcaACCGTATATTTCTTGATCTAAGGATCAGAAAGTTGGAAGTATAAAACCCTCTAtacttccaatagcatagtagctctactacactatatatatatatgaacaaacTATCCTTTTTATCATTTGTTGTGAAGACGAGGAGCACAtgctgttggcttaaatgggctagcatcctgccctgtggcaggaggccatgtgggccaagtcatgttcgaaatggcgtgaggctgggtgggccgagtcatgttcgaagtggcgtgaggttggttgaaccgagtcacaatcgagacccgtgggctctatatctgtacgctttaagtgaattggttgcatatttctaacagctcgaatttttgggattaatggttagcgctaaCGATCCGACGCATGCATGTGTTGCAAATTCTGGTCTAGTTgagttacatatatatacagaggCTCGAGAGCAAAGTAAATGCGCAGAAGTGGTGATTAAGTTTAACAATGAGGCCCATTTAGggcttttaatattttatcttccAATACTGTAAAATTATAATGACAATCCCCGCAAAAGATACATGCAAACAAACTTCATCCTGAGATTGGAAGTGCCTCTGATGGAGAGAATAATTGAAAGCGTTTTTTAAAGTTTGTGAGAGTAGGcttgaaaatattttgttacgaattaaaatttgttaatatcATTTTTCGGGATTGTTTACTTGTAGATCGATCTATTTGGTGAACCCTTTGGTTTCAATAGGTTTTGGGTTAATTATATTCacatagcattaaaattttcctCCTATTCTTTTACCTCTCCTACTAGTTTAATTAAATGGCATGGTTAACTTTATCTCCATTaggataaatataatttactgtTGTACTACATATTTATAcacataataaattaatacgatactgttttattatatatatataataaattaatataatctgtaatttttttatttttttatcattagacatgatttttttatttttttattttaaatttttttattcttatattattttttttataatttttgtagtcttattgaaaaaataaaaaaacatatcaCTACTTACGTTCTCCTCAACTAATTCTTTTATTTGGTGCAATAGCATTAGGTCACTTCCAAATACCAAGTGAATATATGTTTTCAATAAGCATATCAGAACAGAGAAACTATAGCATTTCCAGTAACCATCTAAGAGTCCCTTTGTTACTAAGGCTTCATAGAATTATAGCACTTGAAGCTAGTTTTAGcttaaaaatgtatagaacttatctgaTCAACTATCcagccttttaaaattttgatgttgacacataatctttcaatttatttgatttgaattagtgaATAGcactttaattcaaaatttgacagcgtcatttatctttacaaatttaattatagtNATATTTATAcacataataaattaatacgatactgttttattatatatatataataaattaatataatctgtaatttttttatttttttatcattagacatgatttttttattttaaatttttttattcttatattattttttttataatttttgtagtcttattgaaaaataaaaaaacatatcaCTACTTACGTTCTCCTCAACTAATTCTTTTATTTGGTGCAATAGCATTAGGTCACTTCCAAATACCAAGTGAATATATGTTTTCAATATGCATATCAGAACAGAGAAACTATAGCATTTCCAGTAACCATCTAAGAGTCCCTTTGTTATTGAGGCTTCATAGAATTATTATAGCACTTGAAGCTACTTTTAGCTTAAAAACGTATAGAACTTATCCGATCGTCTATCcagccttttaaaattttaatgttgacacataatctttcaatttatttgatttgaattagtgaATAGCATTTTAATTCAGAATTTGACAgcgtcatttatctttacaaatttaattataatat
This region includes:
- the LOC109717045 gene encoding LOW QUALITY PROTEIN: basic leucine zipper 61-like (The sequence of the model RefSeq protein was modified relative to this genomic sequence to represent the inferred CDS: inserted 2 bases in 1 codon), translated to MAQLPPKIPCSMMTCSLNWPAAAATTTSAATLQPSWVDEFLDFSAAKRGAHRRSVSDSGPFLEAGPAAPAAEFDRLDDDQLMSMFSDDAGAPPPPMPMPMPMPQPPPSASSAPSTPSDHNSVSDDKAAAGAAECEEAQSQCEAXSRDTRRVKRILANRQSAQRSRVRKLQYIAELERSVTTLQTEVSALSPRVAFLDHQRSILSVGNSHLKQRIAALAQDKIFKDAHQEALKKEIERLRQVYHQQNLKKMSTPTSEPVVCTENGLLS